The Thiogranum longum genome includes a region encoding these proteins:
- a CDS encoding chemotaxis response regulator protein-glutamate methylesterase gives MVKIAIVNDSMLAVESLRRVLHDIPEYQLLWVANDGEEAVARCDQHCPDIILMDLIMPKMDGIEATRIISSRHDCAILVVTAIVEGYAGRVFEAMGAGALDAINTPVLGTSGSGEGATSLIRKIRTITMLISDKPSCRKSGEHTAQASHADIPEVPLIAIGASTGGPAALREILQAIPQDSGAAIAIIQHVDEQFTASFINWLNDYSSLSVRAARPGDHFQANEVLVCGREDHLIMTSAGSLDYTPHPIEQVYRPSVDVFFESLSKNYRIQSLAVLLTGMGKDGARGLKMLREKGWHTLAQDQDSCAVYGMPKAAKELDAAAEILALGDIGPRLAQWTEKVRATAQEDGPGAKGSPGGKASSGGRGNGNRNEHGKRSVRT, from the coding sequence ATGGTCAAAATCGCTATCGTGAACGACTCCATGCTGGCCGTTGAAAGTCTTCGACGCGTCCTCCATGACATCCCCGAATACCAGTTACTATGGGTGGCAAACGATGGCGAAGAGGCTGTTGCCCGCTGTGACCAGCACTGCCCTGACATTATCCTCATGGATCTGATAATGCCAAAGATGGATGGTATCGAAGCCACACGTATCATCAGCTCGCGTCACGATTGCGCCATACTCGTAGTCACAGCCATCGTCGAAGGTTATGCCGGACGTGTTTTCGAAGCCATGGGTGCAGGCGCGCTCGATGCCATTAATACACCGGTGCTCGGCACATCGGGTAGTGGCGAAGGTGCCACTTCACTGATCCGGAAAATCAGAACCATTACAATGCTGATAAGTGACAAACCCTCATGCAGGAAATCCGGAGAGCACACCGCTCAGGCAAGCCATGCAGATATACCAGAGGTGCCACTGATCGCCATCGGCGCATCTACCGGAGGACCGGCAGCACTTCGTGAAATTCTCCAGGCAATTCCACAAGATTCGGGAGCCGCCATTGCCATCATTCAGCACGTTGATGAACAGTTTACTGCGAGCTTTATTAACTGGCTTAACGATTACTCCTCACTGTCTGTACGTGCCGCCCGTCCCGGTGATCACTTCCAGGCCAACGAAGTTCTGGTGTGCGGCCGTGAAGACCACCTGATAATGACATCCGCCGGCAGTCTTGATTACACACCGCATCCCATTGAGCAGGTGTATCGACCATCCGTTGATGTATTTTTCGAAAGCTTGTCAAAAAACTATAGAATACAGTCACTTGCAGTACTCCTCACCGGCATGGGGAAAGACGGCGCCAGGGGCCTGAAAATGCTCCGCGAAAAAGGCTGGCATACATTGGCTCAAGATCAGGACAGCTGTGCCGTTTACGGTATGCCAAAGGCTGCAAAAGAGCTTGATGCAGCAGCAGAAATTCTGGCACTGGGGGACATTGGGCCAAGACTCGCCCAATGGACGGAAAAAGTAAGGGCGACCGCCCAAGAGGATGGCCCTGGGGCAAAAGGGAGCCCAGGGGGAAAGGCCTCTTCCGGAGGCCGGGGAAACGGAAACCGGAATGAACATGGAAAACGATCAGTCAGAACCTGA
- a CDS encoding chemotaxis protein CheW, with protein sequence MTDCKDNSAQQLDDCWNRIGVWSTGRASCPELENVVHCRNCALYSAAGRKVLDRPTSDDYRHEWTERFAIPRQEENCKTQSTLLFRLGDEWLAMQSNCIDEITPLRSIHSLPRTEGTLVKGLVNIRGELKLCVSLGAMLQLDKAREDYIEDREIHERMISLSRGDQSFVFPASEVYGIHHYSEDALQASPTTVSRSKSSFTTGILEWRDRHIGVLDTELVFYALSKDLQ encoded by the coding sequence ATGACTGACTGCAAAGACAACAGCGCTCAACAGCTGGATGACTGCTGGAACCGTATCGGTGTCTGGAGTACTGGCCGGGCGAGCTGCCCGGAACTGGAAAATGTCGTGCACTGCCGTAACTGTGCCCTGTACTCTGCTGCCGGGCGCAAGGTTCTGGATCGACCGACATCGGATGACTACCGGCACGAGTGGACAGAACGCTTTGCCATCCCTCGCCAGGAAGAAAATTGCAAGACACAGTCAACCCTGTTGTTTCGGCTCGGAGATGAGTGGTTGGCAATGCAAAGCAACTGCATCGATGAGATTACTCCATTACGCTCTATCCATAGCCTGCCACGCACAGAGGGAACCCTCGTCAAAGGCCTGGTAAATATTCGTGGTGAGCTAAAACTATGTGTTTCCCTTGGCGCAATGCTGCAACTGGATAAAGCACGCGAAGACTATATCGAAGACCGGGAAATTCATGAGCGAATGATATCTCTCTCCCGGGGTGATCAAAGCTTCGTGTTTCCTGCCAGCGAGGTATACGGCATCCATCATTACAGTGAGGATGCGTTACAGGCCTCGCCCACTACTGTTTCCCGCTCCAAATCAAGCTTTACCACCGGAATCCTGGAATGGCGTGACCGGCATATCGGCGTACTGGATACCGAACTGGTTTTCTATGCCTTATCAAAGGATCTGCAATGA
- a CDS encoding GGDEF domain-containing response regulator, translating into MNMENDQSEPDINSDNARWAVVLLVDDQPMVAEGIRRMIADEPDIEFHYCSDPKQALRDATKVKATVILQDLVMPEIDGMTLVRFYRNNPATRDVPVIVLSSKDDPNIKSDAFNQGATDYLVKLPEKVELLARIRAHAKSYLAQKERDQAFKSLRKMQEQLEIMNHELAHSNQELQRLSSLDGLTGVANRRQFDETLDQEWQRAQRTDMPLSLIFADIDFFKRYNDHYGHQAGDDTLKKVAGALSMTVHRPADLVSRYGGEEFVMVLPDTTLEGAVTVAEKVLDSIKALNIPHENTDQHDRVTLSIGVATLSPGDRDKPDRLVEAADKALYRAKEAGRNRVESSNPAQGEEKERASV; encoded by the coding sequence ATGAACATGGAAAACGATCAGTCAGAACCTGATATCAACAGCGACAACGCACGTTGGGCTGTAGTGCTACTCGTCGACGACCAGCCAATGGTCGCCGAGGGTATACGGCGTATGATTGCAGACGAACCCGACATCGAATTCCACTACTGCTCTGACCCGAAGCAGGCACTGAGGGACGCCACCAAAGTGAAGGCGACGGTCATTCTGCAGGACCTCGTAATGCCTGAAATTGACGGCATGACACTGGTACGCTTCTATCGTAACAACCCTGCCACACGAGACGTACCCGTCATCGTACTGTCCAGCAAGGATGACCCCAATATAAAGAGTGATGCCTTCAACCAGGGCGCCACTGATTACCTGGTCAAGCTACCGGAGAAGGTTGAATTGCTGGCACGTATACGCGCTCATGCCAAGAGTTACCTGGCTCAGAAAGAACGTGATCAGGCGTTTAAATCCCTGAGAAAAATGCAGGAACAACTTGAAATCATGAATCATGAGCTGGCGCACAGTAACCAGGAACTGCAAAGGTTGTCCTCACTCGACGGACTGACAGGCGTTGCCAATCGTCGCCAGTTTGATGAGACCCTGGATCAGGAATGGCAACGTGCACAACGCACTGATATGCCCCTGTCGCTGATTTTTGCCGACATCGATTTCTTCAAACGCTACAATGATCATTACGGCCATCAGGCCGGTGATGACACATTGAAGAAAGTGGCCGGCGCACTATCAATGACTGTGCACAGGCCGGCCGACCTGGTCAGTCGCTATGGCGGCGAAGAATTTGTTATGGTGTTGCCAGATACCACGCTTGAAGGCGCAGTGACGGTAGCCGAGAAGGTACTCGATAGCATCAAGGCTCTTAACATCCCACACGAGAATACAGATCAACACGACCGGGTCACTCTCAGTATTGGTGTAGCCACTCTGAGCCCGGGTGACAGGGACAAGCCCGACCGTCTGGTGGAAGCCGCTGACAAGGCGTTGTACCGCGCCAAGGAAGCCGGTCGAAATCGCGTGGAATCCTCAAACCCTGCCCAGGGCGAAGAAAAAGAACGCGCGTCCGTCTGA
- a CDS encoding hybrid sensor histidine kinase/response regulator, whose amino-acid sequence MSEDLGNFSMLELFRLEVDNQAAILSDGLLSLEQQDDPSKQLEALMRAAHSIKGAARMVDIDSGVRLAHAMEDCFVAAQNNDLVLKPQQIDLLLEGVDLLVAVSRDEAKAEQVDRLSDSISNISALPSPENEVGADTIPVYAEPANSDNFVSTSPPEEPVSDETSTTDAKPRAVLSATSGDKVADAVRVSAESLNRLVGLAGEVQVEARWLHPFSNALQQVKHRQAELIELLDHLNDSLLTSKSDEYSRTLAGEIHTKANRCRHLLSDRLMELDEFDRRLYGLGNRLHSEVIASRMRPFSDATKGYPRLVRDMARQLGKQVELKIEGLSTQVDRDILESIDAPLNHLIRNALDHGIEAPEQRLAAGKPERATLTVTATHNAGMLSIQVQDDGRGIDTAALREKITRRGMVTETMARELSETELLEFLFLPGFSTREKVTEISGRGVGLDVVHSTIQKMRGVARATTEPGNGTRFHLQLPITLSVVRVLLVEISGEPYAIPLARIDRTMKLDTSRIESLENRQYFTIDNQHVGVVFASQVLGSKVTPTVYDELPVVVLGERLNRSGLVVDRFMGERSLVVHALDPRLGKVQDISAASVLENGDPCLIIDVDDMLRSIDILIAGGRLDRINNGDTTTTTHAGKRILVVDDSITVREVERNMLATRGYHVDVAVDGMDGWNAVRMNDYDLIISDVDMPRMNGFEFVRLIKQDDRLHATPVMIVSYKDREEDRQSGLEAGADYYLAKGSFHDETLIDAVIDLIGTAE is encoded by the coding sequence ATGAGCGAGGATCTCGGTAACTTTTCCATGCTCGAGTTGTTTCGCCTGGAGGTCGATAACCAGGCGGCCATCCTGAGCGATGGCCTGCTGTCCCTGGAACAACAGGACGATCCTTCAAAACAGCTGGAAGCCCTTATGCGTGCCGCGCACTCCATAAAGGGTGCTGCACGTATGGTGGACATCGATTCTGGTGTCAGGCTTGCACACGCTATGGAAGACTGTTTTGTGGCCGCCCAGAACAATGATCTGGTTTTGAAACCACAGCAGATTGACTTGCTACTGGAAGGCGTTGACCTCCTGGTAGCCGTATCAAGGGATGAGGCCAAAGCGGAACAGGTCGACAGACTTTCAGACAGCATCTCGAATATCAGCGCACTCCCCTCCCCTGAAAATGAAGTCGGTGCAGACACAATACCTGTTTACGCCGAGCCGGCCAACAGTGACAACTTCGTCAGCACCTCACCGCCGGAAGAACCTGTATCCGATGAGACATCCACTACCGACGCAAAACCCCGGGCTGTCTTATCTGCTACCTCCGGTGATAAAGTCGCAGATGCAGTACGTGTCTCTGCTGAAAGCCTGAACCGACTTGTTGGACTCGCGGGCGAAGTACAGGTGGAGGCACGCTGGTTGCATCCATTTTCCAATGCATTGCAACAGGTGAAACATCGCCAGGCAGAGCTGATCGAACTGCTGGACCACCTGAACGACAGCCTGCTGACCAGTAAAAGCGACGAGTACAGCCGGACACTGGCTGGTGAAATTCATACCAAGGCAAACCGCTGTCGCCACCTGTTGTCTGACAGACTGATGGAACTGGATGAATTCGACCGTCGCCTGTATGGACTGGGCAATCGTCTTCACAGCGAGGTTATTGCAAGCCGTATGCGGCCTTTCTCTGATGCAACAAAAGGCTACCCACGGCTGGTACGGGACATGGCCCGACAACTCGGCAAACAGGTTGAGCTCAAGATCGAAGGCTTGAGCACCCAGGTTGACCGGGACATTCTTGAATCTATTGATGCGCCACTCAACCACCTGATACGCAACGCCCTGGATCACGGTATCGAAGCACCTGAACAGCGTCTCGCCGCTGGCAAGCCGGAACGGGCTACACTGACCGTCACCGCAACACACAATGCCGGCATGCTGTCTATACAGGTACAGGACGATGGTCGTGGCATCGACACCGCAGCATTAAGAGAGAAAATTACCAGGCGTGGCATGGTCACTGAAACCATGGCCAGGGAACTTTCCGAGACAGAGCTGCTGGAATTCCTGTTTTTACCCGGTTTCTCAACCAGGGAGAAAGTCACCGAAATATCAGGCCGGGGTGTAGGGCTGGATGTTGTGCACAGCACAATCCAGAAAATGCGCGGTGTAGCACGCGCCACAACAGAACCTGGTAACGGTACCCGCTTTCACCTGCAGTTGCCCATCACACTTTCCGTAGTACGCGTGCTGCTCGTGGAGATCAGTGGCGAACCCTACGCTATCCCGCTGGCACGCATTGACCGTACAATGAAACTCGACACCAGCCGGATCGAGTCTCTGGAAAACCGGCAATACTTCACTATCGACAATCAACATGTCGGTGTTGTGTTCGCCAGCCAGGTTCTCGGCAGCAAAGTTACTCCAACAGTCTACGACGAGCTCCCGGTTGTCGTGCTGGGGGAACGCCTGAACCGCTCTGGCCTTGTTGTTGACCGCTTCATGGGAGAACGCAGTCTGGTAGTACATGCACTGGATCCACGTCTTGGAAAAGTACAGGACATCAGCGCTGCCAGTGTTCTTGAGAACGGTGATCCCTGCCTGATTATCGATGTTGATGACATGCTGAGATCTATTGATATTCTTATCGCCGGAGGGCGACTTGACCGAATCAATAACGGTGATACCACCACAACCACACATGCCGGGAAACGTATCCTTGTCGTCGATGATTCCATTACGGTTCGCGAAGTTGAACGTAATATGCTCGCAACACGAGGCTACCACGTAGACGTTGCAGTCGATGGCATGGACGGGTGGAACGCAGTTCGCATGAACGACTATGACCTGATTATCAGCGATGTCGATATGCCTCGCATGAACGGATTTGAATTTGTCCGGCTCATAAAACAGGACGACAGACTACACGCTACGCCGGTAATGATAGTTTCATACAAGGACCGCGAGGAAGACCGGCAAAGCGGACTTGAAGCCGGCGCTGATTACTACCTGGCAAAAGGAAGTTTCCACGATGAGACCCTGATCGATGCTGTCATAGACCTTATCGGAACAGCGGAATAA
- a CDS encoding PD-(D/E)XK nuclease family protein has protein sequence MTACQLVPFSADPLAATAQQVLEHYRDKLPDLSRCQILLPDMQCAPSLRAVLLDQADALGYPALLGPRIDTLDSWLASSTPPRKTVIDRPSRELILAEALRNSKSLYADTDPWLLADELLTLFDDMTRAELMPEDYDAFEEQLQKAYGLRQPSPVLQQEAWMLYTLWCAWRQQLDEDQLTDPASARRQQLEDDANRTSSQILWLVGFTRFSPAESRWLEERLQRGEARLILHGDTQGEGYHPHTPLNDLLVQLNLEAPVSTTPKKGTDAFINALFGDTTQHLAERARLFADSGHGNPFVDRLKTFCADNPEQEAQAVAMQIRLWLLDDPHGSIAIVTGDRRLARRVRALLENSQISLDDAGGWALSTTSAAALLERWLETVEEDFACAPLLDVLKSPFLFGDKHDEHLEQVRRLEQDIILHENIARGLDRYRHHLDRRSARLPDWGEASRQALHELLNHLDHAASPLLAALEEIHPAAIFLNALAESLDELGATEALQSDDAGQQLLVLLDELQTASQFSPAGLSWREFRDWLGRNLERSHFHPANNGSPVRLLTLEQSRLQRFSGVVFAGCSRDQLPGKPGTHAFFNQRVRSELGLPAWSQTLAERLHHFCRLLSGNSRMLLTRHLEQDGEPVAASPWLELLEVFYRNAFGTSLADTSLGTLLKQPQVFPATPDDRPLPHITLPPAPPSRPALLPDRWSASTHQRIIDCPYRFFAADALRLKPAEEITEALSKADYGSLVHRIIQAFNSDVDGLPGPWQGSIDESRRDDAQALLKHISLNVFTDAMTENFEARSWYIQWSSVLSEYLDWEIKRREAWPWHESEINVGKSLTDTLKIGGRIDRLDRNSSAVALVDYKTGATPSAQQVQDGEAVQLPSYALAVNDVIQLDYLKIGKDTIKPTTCADRETLGALLPALLQRLLTLDTSLQQQAALPAWGDDKTCNWCEFDGLCRRGMWQRKAPEDD, from the coding sequence TTGACGGCCTGCCAGCTTGTTCCGTTTTCAGCAGACCCGCTTGCTGCCACCGCGCAGCAGGTGCTCGAACACTACCGTGACAAGCTGCCTGATCTGAGTCGTTGCCAGATCCTTCTGCCCGATATGCAGTGCGCACCGTCGCTGCGCGCCGTTTTACTGGATCAGGCTGATGCACTGGGTTACCCGGCCCTGCTCGGACCCCGGATCGATACACTGGACAGTTGGCTGGCAAGTTCCACTCCTCCCCGCAAGACTGTCATCGACCGCCCCTCGCGTGAACTGATCCTCGCCGAAGCGCTCCGCAACAGCAAATCGCTCTACGCTGATACCGACCCCTGGCTGCTGGCCGATGAGTTACTCACCCTGTTCGACGATATGACCCGTGCTGAACTGATGCCGGAGGACTATGACGCCTTCGAGGAACAGTTGCAGAAGGCGTATGGCCTTCGCCAGCCCAGCCCTGTGCTACAGCAGGAAGCCTGGATGCTGTACACACTATGGTGTGCATGGAGACAGCAACTGGATGAAGACCAGTTGACCGACCCTGCCAGTGCACGCCGCCAGCAACTGGAAGACGACGCAAACCGCACCAGCAGTCAAATTCTTTGGCTGGTCGGCTTTACCCGCTTTAGCCCGGCAGAGAGCCGCTGGCTGGAGGAACGCCTGCAGCGCGGTGAAGCGCGCCTGATCCTGCACGGCGACACGCAGGGAGAGGGTTATCATCCACATACCCCTCTAAACGACCTGCTTGTGCAGCTGAACCTGGAAGCACCTGTTTCGACTACCCCGAAAAAGGGAACTGACGCCTTTATCAATGCACTGTTCGGCGATACCACACAACATCTGGCTGAACGTGCACGGTTGTTTGCGGATAGCGGCCACGGTAATCCTTTTGTCGACCGGCTGAAAACCTTCTGCGCTGACAACCCCGAGCAGGAAGCCCAGGCTGTGGCGATGCAGATTCGGCTCTGGCTACTGGATGATCCGCATGGATCCATAGCCATTGTCACCGGAGACCGGCGCCTTGCACGGCGCGTGCGAGCCTTGCTGGAAAACTCACAGATATCGCTCGACGATGCCGGTGGCTGGGCCCTCTCCACCACCAGTGCCGCCGCCCTGCTGGAGCGCTGGCTGGAAACGGTTGAGGAAGATTTTGCCTGCGCACCGCTGCTGGATGTTCTCAAATCACCTTTCCTGTTTGGTGACAAGCATGATGAACACCTCGAGCAGGTACGCCGCCTGGAACAGGATATTATCCTGCATGAAAATATTGCACGCGGTCTGGATCGTTATCGCCATCATCTCGATCGCCGCAGTGCACGTCTGCCGGACTGGGGTGAAGCCTCCAGGCAGGCGCTGCATGAACTGTTGAACCATCTTGATCATGCCGCCAGCCCGTTACTGGCTGCACTGGAAGAGATTCATCCCGCCGCTATTTTCCTCAATGCCCTGGCAGAAAGTCTCGATGAACTCGGCGCCACTGAAGCGTTGCAATCCGATGACGCTGGCCAGCAGTTGCTTGTACTGCTCGATGAATTACAAACTGCCAGCCAGTTCAGCCCGGCGGGGCTCAGCTGGCGCGAGTTCCGCGACTGGCTAGGACGCAACCTGGAGCGCAGCCATTTTCACCCGGCCAACAATGGCAGCCCGGTAAGACTGCTTACACTGGAACAAAGTCGTCTACAACGCTTTTCCGGCGTGGTGTTTGCCGGCTGCAGCAGGGACCAGTTGCCCGGGAAGCCGGGCACGCACGCCTTCTTTAACCAGCGTGTTCGTAGTGAGCTTGGGCTTCCTGCCTGGTCACAGACACTCGCCGAACGCCTGCACCATTTCTGTCGCCTGCTGTCCGGCAACAGCCGGATGCTGCTCACTCGCCACCTTGAACAGGACGGCGAACCGGTTGCGGCCAGTCCCTGGCTGGAATTACTGGAAGTTTTTTATCGTAACGCCTTTGGCACGTCACTGGCTGATACCTCACTGGGCACTCTGCTAAAACAACCACAGGTATTTCCGGCTACACCGGATGACAGACCCCTCCCGCACATCACGCTCCCGCCTGCGCCACCTTCACGACCTGCGCTCCTGCCCGACCGATGGTCGGCTTCCACGCACCAGCGTATTATCGATTGTCCCTATCGCTTTTTTGCCGCCGATGCGCTGCGCCTGAAACCTGCAGAAGAAATTACCGAGGCACTCAGCAAGGCTGATTATGGCTCACTGGTGCACCGCATTATCCAGGCTTTCAACAGTGATGTAGACGGGCTACCCGGTCCCTGGCAGGGTTCGATTGATGAGTCCCGGCGTGATGATGCACAGGCGTTGCTCAAACACATCAGCCTGAATGTCTTTACGGATGCCATGACCGAAAACTTCGAGGCGCGCAGCTGGTACATACAGTGGAGCAGCGTGCTGTCAGAATACCTCGACTGGGAAATCAAACGACGTGAGGCATGGCCGTGGCATGAATCAGAAATCAATGTCGGGAAATCACTGACAGACACCCTGAAAATTGGCGGACGCATTGACCGACTCGACCGAAACAGCAGCGCTGTTGCACTGGTGGACTACAAAACCGGTGCCACACCTTCCGCACAGCAGGTTCAGGATGGCGAGGCCGTTCAATTGCCCAGCTACGCACTGGCTGTAAACGATGTCATACAACTCGATTACCTGAAAATCGGCAAGGACACCATCAAGCCGACAACCTGCGCCGACCGTGAAACCCTCGGAGCATTACTGCCGGCCCTGCTACAACGACTGCTCACGCTTGACACCAGCCTGCAACAGCAGGCTGCCCTGCCGGCCTGGGGTGACGACAAGACGTGTAACTGGTGTGAGTTTGACGGTCTTTGCCGTCGTGGCATGTGGCAGCGAAAGGCCCCGGAAGATGACTGA
- the fdxA gene encoding ferredoxin FdxA, with protein sequence MTFVVGENCIKCKYTDCVEVCPVDCFHEGPNFLVIDPEECIDCTLCEPECPAEAIFPEDDLPEGQEAFLELNEELARQWPVITQQKDPPPDADDWLGKEGKLKLLER encoded by the coding sequence ATGACCTTTGTAGTAGGTGAAAACTGTATCAAGTGCAAATACACGGATTGTGTCGAGGTCTGCCCGGTGGACTGCTTCCATGAAGGTCCGAATTTCCTGGTCATAGACCCGGAAGAATGTATCGATTGCACCCTGTGTGAACCGGAATGCCCCGCCGAGGCCATTTTTCCGGAAGACGACCTTCCGGAAGGTCAGGAAGCATTTCTTGAGCTGAATGAAGAACTCGCCCGGCAGTGGCCGGTCATCACCCAGCAAAAAGATCCGCCACCCGATGCCGACGACTGGCTAGGCAAGGAAGGCAAACTCAAACTGCTGGAACGTTGA